The following nucleotide sequence is from Synechococcus sp. KORDI-52.
GCGTCGGGCCAGAATGTCGCGAAGTTCAGCCCAATGTTCATTGATTTGTTCAACGCGTCCTACGAATTTCGGCACGATCTGATTGCCAATGCAAAGTAGTTGGTTCTGGGGTAGAACATGAACGTCATAGTGCTTGAACGGCGTCTCAATCAGGACGTCGAGAAAAGTGTCAAATGACATGCCATGGGTGATTCCCATGTTCTGCATGGGCAAAGGTGGCTCCTCGATTTCAATCACTTTGTTGTTGTAAGCGGCGATCAACCGGTCGAATGGGTTGCGCACGAAGCTGAAGCTGAAATGGCTGCGCCGGTACTTGCGGGCGCGGCGCAGGGTGATCAGTTCGGTTTCCTGATTGGTTTCGTGTTGCCAGAACCTGTCCGATGTCGTTTTGGTCCCCTTGGGGGGCCTTTCGCTGAGCAGACGGCAGAGGGCTGCCTTGATCGAGGAATTCGCTGCCTTGGGAACCCGCCCGTAGAGCAGGTTGTGGCGTTTCATGCGGATGAAGTGATGCGGTTGAGCCATGGAATTAACGGCTTTTGGCGAAATTTTTTTCCAGGAATTTTCGAAACAGCTTCCATTCGCTGCGCTTGAACAGGGGGCGCGCCTGGATAGCCAGTTCAAGCCCCCGTTCGTTAAGGCCCGGATTGGTGGTTTTGCTCAGGTTGCCGTTGTCTGTGTTCGCTT
It contains:
- a CDS encoding sulfotransferase family protein, with product MNWLSRRAPCSSAANGSCFENSWKKISPKAVNSMAQPHHFIRMKRHNLLYGRVPKAANSSIKAALCRLLSERPPKGTKTTSDRFWQHETNQETELITLRRARKYRRSHFSFSFVRNPFDRLIAAYNNKVIEIEEPPLPMQNMGITHGMSFDTFLDVLIETPFKHYDVHVLPQNQLLCIGNQIVPKFVGRVEQINEHWAELRDILARRGIEVMESLPQKNVRRSDRGSLQNYFNNDSLINKTMQIYGDDVHLFYNDVSVEDLIQNTPLPAINPLHSKGLKLSNWLRSHGFWG